A stretch of Flavobacterium sp. N2270 DNA encodes these proteins:
- a CDS encoding NAD(P)/FAD-dependent oxidoreductase, whose protein sequence is MNIPRSSFPRIVIIGGGFAGIALAKKLRNKKVQVVLLDKHNYHNFQPLLYQVATGGLEPDSIAYPIRKVVQEFENFYFRLAEVREIDTKNCKVFADIGELKYDYLVMATGSKTNFFGNKEMERNCMAMKTIPQSLNIRSLILENFEQALLTNDIEERHSLMNFVLVGGGPTGVELAGALAEMKKAILPKDYPDLDVRKMEINLIQSGDRILNTMSEHASEKAEEFLVKLGVSVWKNVRVTGYDTRIVTTNSDLSFDSATVIWTAGVQGALVNGLDASCLVERAERIKVNEFNQAEGYENIFAIGDIASMCSEEYPQGHPMMAQPAMQQGRHLAENLVRLINKKAMKPFVYKDKGSMATIGRNKAVVDLKNYKFSGVFAWFVWMFVHLFSLIGFKNKAVVFLNWVYNYIRFDREARLIIRPFKKKQLTSFTSDEI, encoded by the coding sequence ATGAATATTCCTCGTTCAAGTTTTCCTCGAATAGTTATTATAGGTGGTGGTTTTGCTGGTATTGCTTTAGCAAAGAAACTAAGAAATAAAAAGGTGCAAGTGGTTTTGTTAGACAAACACAATTACCATAATTTCCAACCTTTATTATACCAAGTGGCAACAGGAGGTTTAGAACCCGATTCTATTGCATATCCTATTCGAAAAGTAGTACAGGAATTTGAAAATTTTTACTTTCGATTAGCTGAAGTTCGTGAAATTGATACTAAAAACTGTAAAGTATTTGCCGACATTGGCGAACTTAAATACGATTATTTGGTGATGGCAACTGGCTCTAAAACCAACTTTTTTGGAAATAAAGAAATGGAACGTAATTGTATGGCTATGAAAACCATTCCGCAATCGTTAAACATTCGTAGTCTTATTTTAGAAAACTTTGAGCAAGCCTTGTTGACAAATGATATTGAGGAACGTCATAGTTTAATGAATTTCGTGTTAGTAGGTGGCGGACCAACAGGAGTTGAACTTGCAGGAGCTTTAGCCGAAATGAAAAAAGCCATTCTTCCCAAAGATTATCCTGATTTGGATGTTCGTAAAATGGAAATCAACCTTATTCAAAGTGGTGATAGAATTTTAAATACAATGAGCGAACACGCTTCTGAAAAAGCAGAAGAGTTTTTGGTAAAATTAGGTGTTAGTGTTTGGAAAAACGTTCGTGTAACGGGTTACGATACACGAATTGTAACCACAAATTCCGATTTGTCTTTTGATAGCGCAACGGTTATTTGGACAGCTGGTGTACAAGGAGCTTTAGTTAATGGATTAGATGCTTCTTGTTTGGTTGAAAGAGCAGAGCGAATAAAAGTTAACGAATTCAATCAGGCAGAAGGTTATGAGAATATTTTTGCCATTGGCGATATTGCTTCAATGTGTTCAGAGGAATATCCGCAAGGACATCCTATGATGGCACAACCTGCTATGCAACAAGGCCGTCATTTAGCAGAAAATTTAGTTCGACTTATCAATAAAAAAGCAATGAAACCTTTTGTGTATAAAGACAAAGGTTCAATGGCAACCATAGGTAGAAACAAAGCGGTTGTAGATTTAAAAAACTACAAATTTAGCGGTGTTTTCGCTTGGTTTGTTTGGATGTTTGTGCATTTGTTTTCACTTATAGGTTTTAAAAATAAAGCTGTTGTATTTTTAAATTGGGTGTATAATTACATTCGTTTCGATAGAGAAGCACGCTTGATTATTCGTCCGTTTAAAAAGAAACAATTGACCAGTTTTACTAGTGATGAGATTTAG
- a CDS encoding RNA polymerase sigma factor: MSEASEEQFVKLLQENQNIVHKICRLYTHDQDSHNDLFQEITIQLWKAYPNFRGDSKFTTWAYRVGLNTAITLYRKKKKTINTIEFDNTFHKVKQEDYNFEEEEQIKLLYSAIGELNDIEKALVFLYLEEKDYSEISETLGITEVNARVKMNRLKGKLKKILNP; encoded by the coding sequence ATGAGTGAAGCTTCGGAAGAACAGTTTGTGAAACTTTTACAGGAAAATCAGAATATTGTCCACAAAATATGTAGGCTGTATACGCATGACCAAGATTCTCATAACGATTTGTTTCAAGAAATAACGATTCAGTTATGGAAAGCGTATCCTAATTTTAGAGGCGATTCTAAATTTACTACTTGGGCGTATCGTGTAGGATTGAATACTGCAATTACCCTTTACAGAAAAAAGAAGAAAACAATTAATACTATTGAGTTTGACAATACTTTTCATAAAGTAAAACAAGAAGATTACAACTTTGAAGAAGAAGAACAAATTAAGCTTTTATACAGTGCTATTGGCGAATTGAATGATATTGAAAAAGCATTAGTTTTCTTGTATTTAGAAGAAAAAGATTATAGTGAAATCTCGGAAACATTAGGTATTACCGAAGTAAATGCACGAGTGAAAATGAACAGATTGAAGGGAAAATTAAAAAAAATATTAAATCCGTAG
- a CDS encoding lysophospholipid acyltransferase family protein produces MGLFKRNPFGHILFLKKWLIRIAGGLTHKRYRGFNSLHIEGSEIIRNLPDTNVLFISNHQTYFADVVAMFHVLNASLKGRENNIKNVGYLWQPKMNMYYVAAKETMSSGLLPKILAYAGAISVERTWRAEGKDVKREVNPNDTENIKVALEDGWVITFPQGTTRSFKPVRKGTAHIIKQHKPIVVPIVIDGFRRSFDRKGLLIKKKGILQSFVIKEPLQFDYENDTIEEIVEKVEYAIEQHPSFLKVIPVEELEEQAKLDEERKWKY; encoded by the coding sequence ATGGGATTATTTAAAAGAAATCCTTTTGGTCATATATTATTTTTAAAAAAATGGTTAATCCGAATTGCTGGAGGTTTAACACATAAAAGATATCGTGGATTTAATAGTTTACATATTGAAGGATCTGAAATAATAAGAAATCTTCCTGATACAAATGTATTATTCATTTCAAATCATCAAACGTATTTTGCAGATGTTGTAGCAATGTTTCATGTATTAAATGCTAGTTTAAAAGGTAGAGAAAATAACATTAAAAATGTTGGATATTTATGGCAACCTAAAATGAATATGTATTATGTTGCAGCAAAAGAAACAATGTCTTCTGGTTTGTTACCTAAAATATTAGCTTATGCAGGAGCAATTTCTGTAGAAAGAACTTGGCGAGCAGAAGGTAAAGATGTAAAGCGTGAAGTTAATCCAAATGATACTGAAAATATTAAAGTAGCACTAGAAGACGGTTGGGTTATAACTTTTCCACAAGGAACCACAAGATCATTTAAACCTGTAAGAAAAGGTACAGCTCATATTATTAAACAGCATAAGCCAATTGTTGTGCCTATTGTAATTGATGGTTTTAGGAGATCATTTGATAGAAAAGGGTTGTTAATTAAAAAGAAAGGTATTTTGCAATCATTTGTAATTAAAGAACCTTTACAATTTGATTATGAAAATGATACTATTGAAGAAATTGTTGAAAAAGTTGAATATGCAATAGAACAGCATCCATCATTTTTAAAGGTTATTCCTGTTGAAGAACTAGAAGAACAAGCAAAATTAGATGAAGAAAGAAAATGGAAATATTAA
- a CDS encoding NUDIX hydrolase, giving the protein MLFLDFVKYIPKIEKEKLLAADAHAKMAPLERISFLKKTDYEHKNPRKAAVLMLFYPKNKVTHLALIVRNSYPGVHSSQIGFPGGKVELEDKDLTETALRETHEEVGIHPNKIEVIKPFSTIYIPPSNFLVSPFMGISHQELEFIPDLDEVKRVLELPLSVFLDNETITNVKMSTSYVTDIEVPAFMVEKYVVWGATAMMMSELKEAIVNVLKV; this is encoded by the coding sequence ATGTTATTTCTTGATTTTGTAAAATATATTCCAAAAATAGAAAAAGAAAAGTTGCTAGCAGCAGATGCTCATGCAAAAATGGCTCCATTGGAACGAATTTCTTTTTTAAAGAAAACAGATTATGAACACAAGAACCCAAGAAAAGCGGCAGTTTTAATGTTGTTTTATCCTAAAAATAAGGTAACTCACTTGGCTTTAATTGTCAGGAATAGTTATCCAGGTGTTCATTCTTCACAAATTGGTTTTCCAGGCGGAAAGGTAGAATTAGAGGATAAAGATTTAACTGAAACTGCTTTAAGAGAAACACATGAAGAAGTAGGTATTCATCCAAATAAAATTGAAGTAATAAAGCCTTTCAGTACTATTTATATACCTCCAAGTAATTTTTTAGTTTCACCATTTATGGGAATTTCTCATCAAGAGCTAGAATTTATTCCCGATTTAGATGAAGTAAAAAGAGTTTTAGAATTACCTCTTTCAGTATTTTTAGATAATGAAACAATTACTAATGTTAAAATGTCTACTTCCTATGTTACTGATATTGAGGTACCTGCATTTATGGTTGAGAAATATGTAGTTTGGGGAGCTACTGCTATGATGATGAGTGAACTGAAAGAAGCAATTGTTAATGTGCTTAAAGTGTAA
- a CDS encoding DUF4268 domain-containing protein, which produces MFSKEEAQKLKKEFWTAFAASNPRKWILYNTKIKDVTFKFYVDNKKAQVLLDIEPKEDKNRIVYYEKVESLKDLLLQDYLPDAIFERDFHLSTGKVISRVWVEKTGISMNNKAHWPEIFDFFSEKMEAFEYFFFEHEEYIKNLEINT; this is translated from the coding sequence ATGTTTAGTAAAGAAGAAGCGCAGAAGTTAAAAAAGGAGTTTTGGACAGCATTTGCTGCATCAAATCCAAGAAAATGGATTTTATATAATACTAAAATTAAAGATGTTACTTTTAAATTTTATGTAGATAATAAAAAGGCACAAGTTTTATTAGACATAGAACCAAAAGAGGATAAAAATCGTATAGTATATTATGAGAAAGTAGAATCGTTAAAAGATTTGTTACTTCAAGATTATTTACCCGATGCCATTTTTGAACGAGATTTTCATTTAAGCACAGGAAAAGTAATTAGTAGAGTTTGGGTGGAAAAAACGGGAATAAGCATGAATAATAAAGCCCATTGGCCAGAAATATTTGACTTCTTTTCTGAAAAAATGGAAGCTTTTGAGTACTTTTTCTTTGAACACGAAGAGTATATCAAAAATTTAGAAATTAACACATAA
- the msrB gene encoding peptide-methionine (R)-S-oxide reductase MsrB yields MKKIILLLFAITLQSCHSQTKETMEPKVKKTDAEWKAQLSELEYEVLRKKGTERAYTGEYWDHFEKGTYVCAACEAQLFTSDTKFESDCGWPSFDKAIEGSVKYNQDLSYGMVRTEVVCANCGGHLGHVFDDGPKETTGQRFCTNSVSIKFIPKK; encoded by the coding sequence ATGAAAAAGATTATTTTATTATTATTTGCAATTACATTACAATCTTGTCATTCACAAACGAAAGAAACTATGGAACCAAAAGTAAAAAAAACAGATGCTGAGTGGAAAGCACAACTTAGTGAATTAGAATATGAAGTTTTAAGAAAAAAAGGAACGGAAAGAGCTTATACAGGTGAATATTGGGATCATTTTGAAAAAGGAACTTATGTTTGTGCGGCTTGTGAAGCTCAATTATTTACATCAGACACAAAATTTGAATCAGATTGCGGTTGGCCTTCATTTGATAAAGCAATAGAAGGTAGTGTAAAATACAATCAGGATTTAAGTTACGGAATGGTAAGAACAGAAGTAGTTTGCGCAAATTGCGGCGGACATTTGGGTCATGTTTTTGATGACGGACCTAAAGAAACAACCGGTCAACGTTTTTGTACAAATTCTGTTTCAATAAAATTTATTCCTAAAAAATAA
- a CDS encoding DinB family protein, whose translation MLVASIKANFIQIIALLNQLNDDEYIFSHPELSNATIGEHTRHIIEMYQSLLKCYNFGIVNYDKRERNVTIQTDKNIAIKTIDSILENIDLENIEMTLEQGINEITFQVKTNYFRELLYNLEHSIHHQALIKVAVLKNKNITLCPEFGIAKSTIEYRTQCAQ comes from the coding sequence ATGCTAGTCGCTTCAATTAAAGCTAATTTTATTCAAATAATTGCACTTTTAAATCAATTAAATGATGATGAATATATTTTTTCTCATCCCGAATTAAGCAACGCTACAATTGGAGAACACACAAGACACATCATTGAAATGTATCAATCGTTATTAAAATGTTATAATTTTGGAATTGTAAATTACGACAAAAGAGAACGTAATGTTACTATTCAAACTGATAAAAATATTGCTATAAAAACAATAGATTCAATTTTAGAAAATATTGATTTAGAGAATATTGAAATGACTTTAGAACAAGGTATTAATGAAATTACATTTCAAGTTAAAACCAACTATTTCAGAGAGTTACTCTATAATTTAGAACACAGTATTCATCATCAGGCATTGATAAAAGTTGCCGTTCTAAAAAATAAAAACATCACACTTTGTCCAGAATTTGGTATTGCAAAATCAACCATTGAATATAGAACACAATGTGCACAGTAA
- a CDS encoding NRDE family protein encodes MCTVSFVPTQNGICITSNRDEKVSRKKAISPQKININNKEITYPKDPQAGGTWFAHDDKNVIVLLNGAQEKHVSKENYRKSRGLIVLDLISSKNPLIEWNTIDLDNIEPFTIVLFNGEQLFQLQWNELEKSTQELDSDKQYIWSSSTLYAKEIRQERAKWFKEFLIQKENRTAEDLLHFHQFTENENPNYGLQINRKNLLKTVSITQCVVNKIIDLKYIDLLEI; translated from the coding sequence ATGTGCACAGTAAGTTTTGTTCCAACTCAAAATGGGATTTGCATTACTTCCAATCGCGATGAAAAAGTAAGCCGTAAAAAAGCCATTTCACCTCAAAAAATAAATATCAACAATAAAGAAATAACCTATCCAAAAGATCCACAAGCTGGAGGAACGTGGTTTGCTCACGATGATAAAAATGTAATTGTTTTGCTCAATGGTGCGCAAGAAAAACATGTTTCAAAAGAAAATTACAGAAAAAGTAGAGGATTAATTGTTTTAGATTTAATCAGTTCTAAAAATCCATTAATAGAATGGAATACGATAGATTTAGACAACATAGAGCCTTTTACGATTGTTTTATTTAATGGTGAACAATTATTTCAATTACAATGGAATGAACTTGAAAAATCAACTCAAGAACTAGATAGTGACAAGCAATACATTTGGTCTTCTTCAACTTTATATGCTAAAGAAATCAGACAAGAAAGAGCAAAATGGTTTAAAGAGTTTTTAATTCAAAAAGAAAACAGAACAGCCGAAGATTTATTACATTTTCACCAATTTACGGAAAACGAAAACCCAAATTACGGATTGCAAATCAACCGAAAGAACTTGCTTAAAACAGTAAGTATAACACAATGTGTTGTAAATAAAATAATCGATTTAAAATATATAGATTTGTTAGAAATATGA
- a CDS encoding D-alanine--D-alanine ligase: protein MKRIKLFLHKVTHWEYWPYQVVYIPVYFQYIYYVVRTKSFFYFNASNPTIRNGGFFMESKKEIYDLIPQKYYPTTLLIENKTPIDIIENLIQSNNIKYPLICKPNVGLRGTAVKKIHNPEELSKYANKANFDFLVQNLIPYQNEIGLFYIKLPNEEKGKITGIVAKEFLILTGNGKNTIKELLEKDPRYQFQLKTLEEEYKEKLNTVLQVNETINLVPYGNHCRGTKFIDASNLITPKLTDTFNTICNQIEGFNYGRMDIMFSSYDELENGINFQIVEINGAISEPTHIYDPNHSLLHGWKELTKHFHYLYLISKQNKQKGVPYLTFKQGVKEFKKHNNYYNTILEF, encoded by the coding sequence ATGAAAAGAATAAAATTATTTCTACACAAAGTTACACATTGGGAATACTGGCCTTATCAAGTCGTTTATATTCCCGTTTATTTTCAATACATTTATTATGTAGTACGTACAAAATCATTTTTCTATTTCAATGCGTCTAATCCAACCATTAGAAATGGAGGTTTTTTCATGGAATCTAAAAAGGAAATCTACGACCTTATTCCACAAAAATACTATCCAACCACCTTATTAATTGAAAATAAAACGCCGATAGATATTATTGAGAATTTAATTCAATCCAATAATATTAAGTATCCTTTAATCTGCAAGCCAAATGTTGGACTGAGAGGAACTGCAGTAAAGAAAATTCATAATCCTGAAGAACTATCTAAATATGCTAATAAAGCTAATTTTGACTTTCTAGTCCAAAATTTAATTCCCTATCAAAACGAAATCGGACTCTTTTACATCAAATTACCAAACGAAGAAAAAGGTAAAATTACAGGAATCGTGGCTAAAGAATTTCTAATTCTAACAGGAAACGGAAAAAACACCATTAAAGAACTATTAGAAAAAGATCCTCGTTACCAATTCCAACTCAAAACACTAGAAGAAGAGTACAAAGAAAAACTAAATACTGTTTTACAAGTAAACGAAACCATAAACCTCGTTCCTTACGGTAACCATTGCCGCGGCACAAAATTTATCGATGCAAGCAATCTAATTACTCCAAAACTAACCGATACCTTCAACACAATTTGCAACCAAATAGAAGGTTTCAATTACGGAAGAATGGACATTATGTTCAGTTCATACGATGAATTAGAAAACGGAATCAACTTTCAAATAGTAGAAATAAATGGCGCAATAAGCGAACCAACACACATCTACGATCCAAACCACAGCTTACTTCACGGCTGGAAAGAACTCACCAAGCACTTTCATTATTTGTACCTTATAAGCAAACAAAACAAACAAAAAGGAGTTCCCTATCTTACCTTCAAACAAGGCGTAAAAGAATTCAAAAAGCATAATAACTATTACAACACCATTTTAGAATTTTAG